The following proteins come from a genomic window of Citrobacter europaeus:
- the thiB gene encoding thiamine ABC transporter substrate binding subunit, with translation MFKKCLPLLLLCAAPAFAKPVLTVYTYDSFAADWGPGPTIKKAFEADCNCELKLVALEDGVSLLNRLRMEGKNSKADVVLGLDNNLLEAATQTKLFAKSGVPGDAVNVPGGWKNDTFVPFDYGYFAFVYDKNKLKNPPKSLKELVESDQKWRVIYQDPRTSTPGLGLLLWMQKVYGDKAPEAWQKLAAKTVTVTKGWSEAYGLFLKGESDLVLSYTTSPAYHIIAEKKGNYAAADFSEGHYLQVEVAARTAASKQPELAEKFLKFMVSPAFQNAIPTGNWMYPVTQVALPPGFEQLNKPATALEFTPQQVAAQRQVWISEWQRAVSR, from the coding sequence GTGTTTAAAAAATGTCTTCCGCTTTTACTGCTGTGCGCAGCGCCTGCCTTCGCTAAACCGGTACTGACCGTCTACACCTACGACTCGTTCGCAGCTGACTGGGGCCCGGGCCCGACAATCAAAAAAGCCTTTGAAGCTGACTGCAACTGCGAGCTGAAACTGGTCGCGCTGGAAGATGGCGTCTCACTGCTTAACCGCCTGCGCATGGAAGGAAAAAACAGCAAGGCCGACGTCGTGCTGGGTCTGGATAACAACCTTCTGGAAGCCGCAACGCAAACCAAATTGTTCGCCAAAAGCGGTGTACCAGGTGACGCCGTTAACGTGCCCGGCGGCTGGAAAAACGATACCTTCGTTCCGTTTGACTACGGCTATTTCGCCTTCGTTTACGATAAGAACAAGCTGAAGAATCCGCCCAAAAGTCTGAAAGAACTGGTAGAAAGCGACCAGAAATGGCGCGTCATTTATCAGGATCCGCGCACCAGCACGCCTGGTCTGGGTCTGCTGCTATGGATGCAGAAAGTCTATGGCGATAAAGCGCCAGAGGCGTGGCAGAAACTGGCAGCCAAAACCGTCACCGTCACCAAGGGATGGAGCGAAGCCTACGGCCTGTTCCTGAAAGGTGAAAGCGATCTGGTGCTCAGTTACACCACCTCTCCGGCCTATCACATCATCGCCGAGAAAAAAGGCAACTACGCCGCAGCCGACTTTAGCGAGGGCCATTATTTGCAGGTGGAAGTCGCCGCCCGTACCGCGGCCAGCAAGCAGCCGGAACTGGCCGAGAAATTCCTGAAGTTTATGGTGTCTCCAGCATTCCAGAATGCAATTCCGACCGGCAACTGGATGTATCCGGTAACGCAGGTCGCCCTGCCGCCAGGATTCGAGCAACTGAATAAACCAGCCACCGCGCTGGAATTTACGCCGCAGCAGGTTGCAGCTCAACGCCAGGTATGGATTAGCGAATGGCAACGCGCCGTCAGCCGTTAA
- the sgrR gene encoding HTH-type transcriptional regulator SgrR, producing MSSGRLQQQFIRLWQCCDGKTQDTTLNELAELLSCSRRHMRTLLNTMQERGWLTWEAEVGRGKRSRLTFLYTGLALQQQRAEDLLEQDRIDQLVQLVGDKTAVRQMLVSHLGRSFRQGRHIMRVLYYRPMHNLLPGTALRRSETHIARQIFSALIRVNEENGELEADIAHHWQQISPLHWRFFLRPGIHFHHGRELEMEDVIASLMRINALPLYSHITQIVSPTAWTLDIHLSQPDRWLPWLLGQVPAMILPREWETLNNFSSHPIGTGPYAVIRNTNNQLKIHAFDDYFGYRALIDEVNVWVLPDIGEEPGGGLTLKGPTEDEKAIESRLEEGCYYLLFDTRTHRGANQEVREWASRVLSPTHLICHADEQYQRLWFPAYGLLPRWHHARPGHGEKPAGLETLTLTYYRDHIEHRIIAQIMKTLLAEHQVQLNIQEIDYDQWHAGEIVSDIWLNSANFTLPLDFSLFAHLCEVPLLQNCISRDWENDAARWRTGEMSLAAWCQQLLATKAIVPLIHHWLIIQGQRSMRGLRMNTLGWFDFKSAWFAPPDP from the coding sequence ATGTCTTCTGGTCGTTTGCAACAACAGTTCATCCGTCTGTGGCAATGCTGCGACGGCAAAACGCAAGACACAACGCTTAACGAGCTGGCGGAGCTTCTGAGCTGCTCGCGCCGCCATATGCGTACGCTGCTTAATACCATGCAGGAACGTGGCTGGTTAACGTGGGAAGCCGAAGTTGGACGAGGTAAACGCTCGCGCCTGACATTCCTCTATACCGGGTTGGCGCTCCAGCAACAGCGGGCAGAAGACCTGCTGGAACAGGATCGCATCGATCAACTGGTGCAACTGGTCGGTGACAAAACGGCCGTACGGCAGATGCTGGTTTCCCACCTCGGCCGCAGTTTTCGCCAGGGTCGACACATCATGCGCGTTCTCTATTATCGTCCCATGCACAACCTGCTTCCGGGTACGGCATTGCGCCGCTCCGAAACCCATATCGCCCGGCAAATCTTCAGCGCCCTCATACGGGTAAATGAGGAAAATGGGGAACTGGAAGCGGACATCGCCCATCATTGGCAGCAGATTTCACCTTTACACTGGCGATTTTTCCTGCGCCCGGGGATCCATTTCCATCATGGCCGCGAACTGGAAATGGAAGATGTCATCGCCTCGCTGATGCGCATTAACGCTCTGCCGCTGTACTCACACATCACGCAAATCGTCTCGCCCACGGCCTGGACGTTGGATATCCATCTGTCCCAGCCTGACCGCTGGCTTCCCTGGTTATTGGGGCAAGTCCCCGCCATGATCCTGCCGCGAGAATGGGAAACGTTAAATAACTTCTCCAGTCACCCGATTGGCACTGGTCCATATGCGGTGATTCGCAATACCAATAATCAACTGAAGATTCACGCATTTGATGATTACTTTGGCTACCGGGCGCTGATCGACGAAGTTAACGTTTGGGTGCTGCCCGACATCGGCGAAGAGCCTGGCGGCGGGTTGACGCTAAAAGGCCCCACGGAGGATGAAAAGGCGATCGAGAGCCGTCTCGAAGAAGGCTGCTACTACCTGCTGTTTGATACGCGCACCCACCGTGGCGCTAATCAGGAGGTCCGCGAGTGGGCTAGCCGCGTTCTCTCGCCAACCCATTTAATCTGCCACGCCGACGAACAGTACCAGCGACTGTGGTTCCCCGCCTACGGTTTGCTTCCCCGCTGGCACCATGCCAGGCCCGGCCATGGTGAAAAACCAGCCGGACTGGAAACGCTGACTCTCACTTACTATCGCGATCACATCGAACACCGGATTATCGCGCAGATCATGAAAACGCTGCTGGCGGAACATCAGGTACAGTTGAATATTCAGGAGATCGACTACGATCAATGGCATGCGGGTGAAATAGTCAGTGATATCTGGCTCAACAGCGCCAACTTTACCCTACCGCTGGACTTCTCGTTGTTCGCGCATCTCTGCGAAGTCCCATTACTGCAAAACTGTATCTCGCGGGACTGGGAAAACGATGCCGCCCGCTGGCGAACGGGCGAAATGAGCCTGGCGGCATGGTGCCAACAACTGCTCGCCACAAAGGCCATTGTGCCGTTGATCCACCACTGGCTGATCATTCAGGGCCAGCGCAGTATGCGCGGGCTACGCATGAATACTCTAGGCTGGTTTGATTTTAAATCGGCGTGGTTTGCACCGCCGGATCCTTAA
- a CDS encoding glucose uptake inhibitor SgrT, whose translation MRQFWLEYFTATEKSSWLACLSAPQRLKMLEELMQWEVTA comes from the coding sequence ATGCGTCAGTTCTGGTTGGAGTACTTTACCGCGACGGAAAAATCGTCCTGGTTGGCTTGCCTGAGCGCACCGCAGCGCTTAAAGATGCTCGAAGAGCTGATGCAGTGGGAGGTGACAGCCTGA
- a CDS encoding sugar efflux transporter — MLWIMTMGRRLNGVYAAFMLVAFMMGVAGALQAPTLSLFLSREVGAQPFWVGLFYTVNAIVGIVVSLGLAKRSDSQGDRRKLIMFCCLMAIGNALLFAFNRHYLTLITCGVLLASLANTAMPQLFALAREYADNSAREVVMFSSVMRAQLSLAWVIGPPLAFMLALNYGFTAMFSIAAGIFAISLVLIALILPSVARVEQPVDVPLEHTGGWQDKNVRMLFIASTLMWTCNTMYIIDMPLWISLELGLPDKLAGILMGTAAGLEIPAMILAGYYVKRFGKRRMMIAAVAAGVLFYLGLIFFHSRTALLVLQLFNAVFIGIIAGIGMLWFQDLMPGRAGSATTLFTNSISTGVILAGVIQGAVAQSYGHFAVYWVIAAISVVTLVMTGRVKDV; from the coding sequence ATGCTCTGGATTATGACCATGGGACGGCGCCTCAACGGCGTTTACGCGGCATTTATGCTGGTCGCTTTTATGATGGGCGTGGCGGGTGCATTGCAGGCTCCCACGCTGAGCCTGTTCCTGAGCCGTGAAGTCGGGGCGCAGCCATTTTGGGTCGGGCTGTTTTACACCGTCAATGCGATTGTCGGGATCGTTGTCAGCCTGGGTCTCGCGAAACGATCCGACAGCCAGGGCGATCGGCGCAAGCTGATCATGTTCTGTTGCCTGATGGCAATTGGCAACGCGCTGCTGTTTGCGTTTAATCGCCACTATCTTACGCTGATCACCTGCGGTGTGCTGCTGGCCTCGCTGGCGAATACCGCGATGCCGCAGCTGTTTGCGCTGGCGCGAGAATATGCTGATAACTCCGCGCGTGAAGTGGTGATGTTTAGCTCGGTGATGCGTGCGCAGCTTTCACTGGCATGGGTGATTGGACCGCCGCTGGCCTTCATGCTGGCCCTGAATTACGGCTTTACGGCGATGTTTTCCATTGCCGCAGGGATTTTTGCCATTAGCCTGGTGCTAATTGCGCTGATACTGCCGTCCGTCGCGCGGGTGGAGCAGCCTGTAGATGTGCCGCTCGAACACACTGGTGGTTGGCAGGACAAAAATGTGCGCATGCTGTTTATTGCCTCCACGCTGATGTGGACCTGCAATACCATGTACATCATCGATATGCCGCTGTGGATAAGCCTTGAGCTGGGCTTGCCGGACAAGCTGGCCGGGATCCTGATGGGAACGGCGGCTGGGCTGGAAATTCCGGCGATGATTCTGGCGGGCTATTACGTGAAGCGCTTTGGTAAACGGCGAATGATGATCGCGGCAGTTGCGGCGGGCGTGCTGTTTTATCTGGGTTTAATCTTCTTTCACAGCCGTACGGCGCTGCTGGTGCTGCAACTGTTTAACGCGGTATTTATCGGTATTATCGCCGGGATAGGCATGCTGTGGTTTCAGGATTTGATGCCCGGACGAGCGGGGTCAGCGACCACACTATTTACCAACAGTATTTCAACGGGAGTCATCCTGGCGGGAGTGATTCAGGGAGCTGTTGCGCAAAGCTACGGCCACTTTGCCGTCTATTGGGTGATTGCGGCAATTTCTGTCGTTACGTTGGTGATGACCGGGCGGGTGAAGGACGTCTAA
- the leuD gene encoding 3-isopropylmalate dehydratase small subunit, which produces MAEKFTQHTGLVVPLDAANVDTDAIIPKQFLQKVTRTGFGAHLFNDWRFLDEKGQQPNPEFVLNFPEYKGASILLARENFGCGSSREHAPWALTDYGFKVVIAPSFADIFYGNSFNNQLLPVTLSDAQVDELFALVLANPGIKFEVDLQAQVVKAGDKSYSFKIDDFRRHCMLNGLDSIGLTLQHEAAITEYEDKQPAFMR; this is translated from the coding sequence ATGGCAGAGAAATTTACCCAGCATACCGGCCTGGTTGTCCCACTGGATGCCGCCAACGTTGATACCGACGCAATTATTCCTAAACAGTTTTTGCAGAAGGTTACGCGCACCGGTTTTGGCGCACATCTGTTTAACGACTGGCGTTTCCTGGACGAAAAGGGGCAACAGCCTAATCCAGAGTTTGTGCTGAACTTCCCGGAATATAAAGGCGCCTCAATTCTGCTGGCACGGGAAAACTTTGGCTGCGGCTCTTCACGTGAACATGCGCCATGGGCGCTGACCGATTACGGCTTTAAAGTGGTGATCGCGCCAAGCTTCGCCGACATCTTCTACGGCAACAGTTTCAATAACCAACTGTTGCCGGTGACCCTGAGCGACGCGCAGGTAGATGAATTGTTCGCGCTGGTGTTAGCCAACCCGGGGATTAAATTTGAAGTGGATCTCCAGGCGCAGGTGGTGAAAGCAGGCGATAAGTCCTACAGCTTTAAAATCGACGACTTCCGCCGCCACTGCATGCTGAATGGTCTGGACAGCATCGGGCTGACGCTGCAGCATGAAGCGGCCATCACCGAGTATGAAGACAAGCAGCCAGCGTTTATGCGCTAG
- the leuC gene encoding 3-isopropylmalate dehydratase large subunit: MAKTLYEKLFDAHVVFEAQNETPLLYIDRHLVHEVTSPQAFDGLRAHGRQVRQPGKTFATMDHNVSTQTKDINASGEMARIQMQELIKNCNEFGVELYDLNHPYQGIVHVMGPEQGVTLPGMTIVCGDSHTATHGAFGALAFGIGTSEVEHVLATQTLKQGRAKTMKIEVNGQAAAGITAKDIVLAIIGKTGSAGGTGHVVEFCGEAIRALSMEGRMTLCNMAIEMGAKAGLVAPDETTFNYVQGRLHAPKGEDFAHAVEYWKTLKTDDNATFDTVVTLQAEEIAPQVTWGTNPGQVISVNDNIPDPASFADPVERASAEKALAYMGLKPGIPLTEVAIDKVFIGSCTNSRIEDLRAAAEIAKGRKVAPGVQALVVPGSGPVKAQAEAEGLDKIFIEAGFEWRLPGCSMCLAMNNDRLNPGERCASTSNRNFEGRQGRGGRTHLVSPAMAAAAAVTGHFADIRSIK; the protein is encoded by the coding sequence ATGGCTAAAACGTTATACGAAAAATTGTTTGATGCGCACGTTGTCTTTGAAGCGCAAAACGAAACCCCGCTGTTGTATATCGACAGGCATCTGGTGCATGAAGTGACCTCTCCGCAGGCGTTTGATGGCCTGCGCGCGCATGGACGTCAGGTGCGCCAGCCCGGTAAAACCTTCGCCACCATGGACCACAACGTCTCCACGCAGACCAAAGACATTAACGCCTCCGGCGAAATGGCGCGTATTCAGATGCAGGAATTGATCAAAAACTGCAATGAATTTGGCGTCGAACTGTACGACCTGAACCACCCGTATCAGGGTATCGTCCACGTGATGGGACCTGAGCAAGGCGTAACGTTGCCGGGTATGACCATCGTCTGCGGCGATTCCCACACCGCCACACACGGCGCATTTGGCGCACTGGCCTTTGGTATTGGCACCTCTGAGGTTGAACACGTTCTGGCAACGCAGACCCTGAAACAGGGGCGCGCCAAAACCATGAAGATTGAAGTCAACGGTCAAGCAGCGGCTGGCATTACCGCTAAAGATATCGTACTGGCGATTATCGGTAAAACCGGTAGCGCAGGCGGTACCGGACACGTCGTTGAGTTTTGCGGCGAAGCCATCCGCGCGCTGAGCATGGAAGGCCGCATGACCCTGTGCAACATGGCCATTGAAATGGGCGCCAAAGCGGGTCTGGTCGCACCGGATGAAACGACCTTTAACTATGTGCAGGGTCGTTTACACGCACCGAAAGGCGAGGATTTCGCCCACGCGGTAGAGTACTGGAAAACGCTGAAAACCGACGACAATGCAACGTTTGATACCGTCGTTACTCTGCAGGCAGAAGAGATCGCGCCGCAGGTCACCTGGGGTACGAACCCGGGTCAAGTCATCTCAGTGAACGATAATATTCCCGATCCGGCTTCATTTGCCGATCCCGTTGAGCGCGCATCGGCTGAAAAAGCGCTGGCGTATATGGGGCTGAAACCGGGCATTCCTTTAACTGAAGTGGCTATCGATAAAGTGTTCATCGGTTCCTGCACCAACTCGCGTATTGAAGATTTACGTGCCGCGGCGGAAATCGCCAAAGGACGTAAAGTCGCGCCTGGCGTTCAGGCGCTGGTAGTGCCGGGTTCTGGTCCGGTGAAAGCGCAGGCGGAAGCGGAAGGTCTGGACAAGATCTTCATCGAAGCAGGATTTGAATGGCGTTTGCCTGGCTGTTCCATGTGCCTGGCCATGAACAATGACCGCCTGAACCCTGGCGAGCGTTGCGCATCCACCAGCAACCGTAACTTTGAAGGTCGTCAGGGCCGCGGTGGTCGTACGCACTTAGTCAGTCCGGCCATGGCTGCCGCTGCCGCCGTCACCGGTCATTTTGCCGACATTCGCAGCATCAAATAA
- the leuB gene encoding 3-isopropylmalate dehydrogenase, protein MSKNYHIAVLPGDGIGPEVMAQALKVLDAIRNRFNMRITTSHYDVGGAAIDNHGQPLPPATVEGCEQADAILFGSVGGPKWENLPPNQQPERGALLPLRKHFKLFSNLRPAKLYQGLEAFCPLRADIAANGFDILCVRELTGGIYFGQPKGREGSGQHEKAFDTEVYHRFEIERIARIAFESARQRRRKVTSIDKANVLQTSILWRQIVNEIANEYPDVELAHMYIDNATMQLIKDPSQFDVLLCSNLFGDILSDECAMITGSMGMLPSASLNEQGFGLYEPAGGSAPDIAGKNIANPIAQILSLALLLRYSLDANDAATAIESAINRALEEGIRTGDLARGAAAVGTDEMGDIIARYVAEGV, encoded by the coding sequence ATGTCGAAGAATTATCATATTGCTGTTTTGCCGGGTGACGGTATTGGCCCGGAAGTGATGGCGCAAGCCCTGAAGGTACTGGACGCAATCCGCAACCGTTTTAACATGCGTATTACCACCAGCCACTACGACGTGGGTGGTGCCGCTATTGATAACCACGGTCAGCCGCTGCCGCCTGCAACGGTTGAAGGCTGTGAGCAAGCTGACGCCATTCTGTTTGGCTCCGTTGGCGGTCCGAAATGGGAAAATCTGCCGCCAAACCAGCAGCCTGAACGCGGCGCGCTGCTGCCATTACGTAAGCATTTCAAATTATTCAGCAACCTGCGCCCGGCTAAGCTGTACCAGGGTCTGGAAGCATTTTGCCCTCTGCGGGCAGATATCGCCGCGAACGGTTTCGACATCCTGTGCGTGCGCGAGCTGACCGGCGGGATCTACTTCGGTCAGCCAAAAGGCCGCGAAGGCAGCGGTCAACATGAAAAAGCATTTGATACCGAGGTTTATCACCGTTTTGAGATCGAGCGTATTGCGCGTATCGCGTTTGAATCCGCTCGCCAGCGCCGCCGCAAAGTCACATCGATTGATAAAGCCAACGTACTGCAAACATCGATTCTTTGGCGCCAAATCGTCAATGAAATTGCGAATGAATATCCAGACGTTGAACTGGCGCATATGTACATCGACAACGCGACAATGCAGTTGATTAAAGATCCGTCCCAGTTCGACGTGCTGCTGTGCTCCAACCTGTTTGGCGACATCCTGTCTGACGAATGCGCCATGATCACCGGATCAATGGGTATGTTACCGTCCGCCAGCCTGAATGAGCAGGGCTTTGGTCTGTACGAACCCGCAGGCGGTTCCGCCCCGGATATCGCCGGGAAAAACATTGCCAACCCTATCGCCCAAATCCTGTCGCTGGCGCTGCTGTTGCGCTATAGCCTGGATGCCAATGATGCGGCCACCGCTATTGAGAGCGCCATCAATCGCGCATTAGAAGAAGGCATTCGCACCGGTGACTTAGCCCGTGGCGCTGCCGCAGTCGGTACTGATGAAATGGGTGACATCATTGCCCGTTACGTCGCAGAAGGGGTGTAA
- the leuA gene encoding 2-isopropylmalate synthase yields the protein MSQQVIIFDTTLRDGEQALQASLSVKEKLQIALALERMGVDVMEVGFPVSSPGDFESVQTIARQVKNSRVCALARCVEKDIDVAAESLKVAEAFRIHTFIATSPMHIATKLRSTLDEVIERAVYMVKRARNYTDDVEFSCEDAGRTPIADLARVVEAAINAGAKTINIPDTVGYTMPFEFGAIISGLYERVPNIDKAIISVHTHDDLGLGVGNALAAVHAGARQVEGAMNGIGERAGNCSLEEVIMAIKVRKDILNVQTRINHQEIWRTSQLVSQICNMPIPANKAIVGSGAFAHSSGIHQDGVLKNRENYEIMTPESIGLNQVQLNLTSRSGRAAVKHRMDEMGYKENEYSLDNLYDAFLKLADKKGQVFDYDLEALAFINKQQEEPEHFRLDYFSVQSGSNDIATASVKLACGEEVKAEAANGNGPVDAIYQAINRVTEYNIELVKYSLTAKGHGKDALGQVDIVANYNGRRFHGVGLATDIVESSAKAMVHVLNNIWRAEEVEKELQRKAQNNENNKETV from the coding sequence ATGAGCCAGCAAGTCATTATTTTCGATACCACCTTACGCGACGGTGAACAGGCGTTACAGGCGAGCCTGAGTGTGAAAGAAAAACTGCAGATTGCGCTGGCCCTCGAACGAATGGGCGTTGACGTGATGGAAGTCGGTTTCCCGGTCTCTTCACCGGGTGACTTTGAGTCCGTACAAACCATCGCTCGTCAGGTTAAGAACAGCCGCGTTTGTGCCTTAGCACGCTGCGTAGAAAAAGATATCGACGTCGCCGCAGAATCTCTGAAAGTCGCCGAGGCTTTTCGCATTCATACGTTTATCGCCACTTCGCCGATGCATATCGCGACGAAATTACGCAGCACGTTGGATGAAGTAATCGAGCGCGCTGTCTACATGGTTAAGCGTGCGCGTAATTATACGGATGACGTGGAGTTCTCATGCGAAGATGCTGGTCGAACCCCTATCGCCGACCTGGCCCGCGTGGTTGAAGCGGCGATTAATGCGGGTGCCAAAACCATTAATATCCCCGATACCGTTGGCTACACTATGCCTTTCGAATTTGGGGCAATCATTTCTGGTCTGTATGAACGCGTACCGAATATCGATAAAGCCATCATCTCCGTACATACCCATGATGACTTAGGCCTTGGCGTCGGCAACGCGCTGGCAGCCGTCCACGCCGGTGCTCGCCAGGTGGAAGGTGCGATGAACGGCATCGGCGAACGCGCCGGTAACTGCTCACTGGAAGAAGTGATCATGGCGATCAAAGTGCGCAAAGATATCCTGAACGTACAGACTCGTATTAATCACCAGGAAATCTGGCGCACCAGCCAGTTAGTCAGCCAAATCTGCAACATGCCTATTCCGGCCAACAAAGCCATTGTCGGTAGCGGGGCGTTTGCCCACTCCTCCGGCATCCATCAGGACGGCGTGCTGAAAAATCGTGAAAACTACGAAATCATGACGCCTGAATCCATCGGCCTGAACCAGGTGCAGCTGAACCTGACTTCCCGTTCCGGACGCGCCGCGGTTAAACACCGTATGGACGAGATGGGATATAAAGAGAATGAATACAGCCTGGACAACCTGTACGACGCGTTCCTGAAGCTGGCGGATAAAAAAGGTCAGGTATTTGATTACGACCTGGAAGCACTGGCCTTTATTAATAAACAGCAGGAAGAGCCGGAGCATTTCCGTCTGGATTACTTCAGCGTACAGTCCGGCTCAAATGACATTGCCACCGCCTCCGTCAAGCTGGCCTGCGGTGAAGAAGTCAAAGCCGAAGCGGCGAACGGTAACGGTCCGGTCGATGCCATTTATCAGGCCATCAACCGTGTGACTGAATACAACATCGAACTGGTGAAATACAGCCTGACCGCCAAAGGGCACGGTAAAGATGCGCTGGGTCAGGTAGATATCGTGGCCAACTATAACGGTCGTCGTTTCCACGGCGTCGGTCTGGCTACGGATATCGTCGAATCTTCTGCTAAAGCAATGGTTCATGTGCTGAATAACATCTGGCGCGCCGAAGAAGTCGAAAAAGAATTGCAACGCAAAGCTCAGAACAACGAGAACAACAAGGAAACCGTGTGA
- the leuL gene encoding leu operon leader peptide, with amino-acid sequence MTYIARFNGLLLLNAPSLRGRLVDDIQH; translated from the coding sequence ATGACTTACATTGCTCGTTTCAACGGTCTACTACTACTAAACGCACCTTCGTTGCGCGGTAGACTGGTGGACGACATTCAGCATTAA
- the leuO gene encoding transcriptional regulator LeuO → MPEVKIIDKTNLIEMGKPQLRMVDLNLLTVFDAVMQEQNITRAAHTLGMSQPAVSNAVARLKVMFNDELFVRYGRGIQPTARAFQLFGSVRQALQLVQNELPGSGFEPASSERVFNLCVCSPLDNILTSLIYNRVEQVAPNINVVFKSSLNQNTEHQLRYQETEFVISYEEFRRPEFSSIPLFNDEMVLVASKKHPRISGPLLESDLYNEQHAVVSLDRFASFSQPWYDTPDKQSCVAYQGMALISVLNIVSQTHLVSIAPRWLAEEFADSLELQILPLPLKLNSRTCYLSWHEAAGRDKGHQWMEELLVSVCKQ, encoded by the coding sequence ATGCCAGAAGTAAAAATAATAGATAAAACGAATCTTATAGAGATGGGTAAGCCACAGCTTCGTATGGTTGATCTCAATCTATTAACCGTTTTCGATGCGGTGATGCAGGAACAAAATATTACCCGTGCCGCGCATACGTTGGGGATGTCGCAACCCGCTGTCAGTAATGCGGTCGCGCGCCTGAAGGTCATGTTTAACGATGAGCTTTTTGTTCGATATGGACGCGGGATACAGCCTACAGCAAGAGCTTTTCAGTTGTTTGGCTCTGTTCGCCAGGCATTGCAATTAGTGCAGAATGAACTGCCTGGTTCCGGCTTTGAACCTGCCAGCAGTGAGCGTGTTTTCAATCTCTGTGTATGTAGCCCGTTGGATAATATTCTTACTTCATTGATTTATAATCGAGTTGAGCAAGTCGCACCGAATATTAATGTCGTTTTTAAATCTTCACTCAATCAAAATACTGAGCATCAATTACGTTATCAGGAAACTGAGTTTGTTATTAGCTATGAAGAGTTCCGTCGTCCAGAATTCTCCAGTATTCCATTATTCAATGACGAAATGGTGTTAGTGGCGAGTAAAAAGCATCCGCGTATTAGTGGCCCATTGCTGGAAAGCGATCTCTATAATGAACAGCATGCCGTGGTTTCCCTCGATCGCTTCGCATCATTCAGCCAGCCGTGGTATGACACACCGGATAAACAATCCTGCGTGGCTTATCAGGGAATGGCATTAATTAGCGTGCTTAATATTGTGTCGCAAACGCATCTGGTTTCTATTGCGCCGCGTTGGTTGGCAGAAGAGTTCGCCGATTCTTTAGAACTGCAAATATTGCCTTTACCTTTAAAATTGAATAGCCGCACATGTTATCTTTCATGGCATGAGGCTGCGGGTCGCGATAAAGGACATCAATGGATGGAAGAGCTGTTGGTCTCCGTCTGCAAGCAGTAG